A portion of the Nitrospira sp. genome contains these proteins:
- a CDS encoding BamA/TamA family outer membrane protein, translating to MTTLRGIVVFCAYLLAGAAVVRVDPASADTQLFPIPSVSTTKNDGNSAGLIVPILVTDPDGELKYLMAPMLIRNSIVGWQGTVNMFRYDTGGRQLHFIASISEKIERKLYFNYTDPAFSNGRYFLNVGATYFKNATARFFGLGQTTTEGDQTNYTAKESRANWRFGIYANEVTQIAISQRFRAVQLQLGATDLPFTGDVYPTVPGVQGETYILGNRATFYYDTRNSLISPTDGMAVMAYAELNNNFRNGDHPIYSRYEFEVKKLFPSESKRAILVVRADLQATIGEQVPFFEQSSLGGQNNLRGYGVDRYIDKNLVALSLEERIHLIRMKVAGVTADFEVAPFLDTGQVFDSFKDVSFKDYRMTPGMGFRGIVRPNVVGRIDYGYSKEGGAIFAGLDFPY from the coding sequence ATGACGACCCTGCGCGGCATTGTGGTGTTCTGTGCATATCTGCTCGCGGGAGCCGCAGTCGTCCGGGTTGATCCAGCCAGTGCGGACACCCAGCTCTTTCCCATTCCCTCCGTTTCTACGACCAAGAACGACGGAAACAGCGCGGGGTTGATCGTTCCCATCCTGGTCACCGATCCGGACGGCGAACTCAAGTATCTCATGGCCCCCATGCTGATCCGAAATTCCATCGTCGGTTGGCAGGGGACCGTCAACATGTTCCGCTACGATACGGGTGGACGGCAGCTGCACTTCATCGCGTCGATTTCCGAGAAGATCGAACGGAAGCTCTACTTCAATTACACGGATCCGGCGTTCAGCAATGGGAGATACTTTTTGAACGTCGGAGCCACCTACTTCAAGAACGCGACGGCCCGTTTTTTCGGGCTCGGGCAGACGACGACGGAGGGTGACCAAACCAACTACACGGCAAAGGAAAGTCGCGCCAACTGGCGCTTCGGCATCTACGCCAACGAAGTGACCCAGATCGCCATCAGCCAGCGATTTCGCGCGGTGCAACTTCAACTGGGTGCGACCGACCTGCCTTTTACAGGAGACGTCTACCCCACGGTTCCCGGCGTCCAAGGGGAGACGTATATTCTCGGGAACCGCGCCACTTTTTATTACGATACGCGTAACAGCCTCATATCCCCGACCGACGGCATGGCCGTAATGGCCTATGCGGAACTCAACAATAATTTCCGCAACGGTGATCACCCGATCTATTCGCGGTATGAATTCGAGGTCAAGAAATTGTTTCCCAGTGAATCGAAGCGCGCGATCCTGGTCGTGCGGGCCGATCTGCAGGCGACGATCGGTGAGCAGGTTCCGTTCTTCGAACAAAGCTCGTTGGGGGGGCAGAACAATTTGCGGGGGTACGGGGTGGATCGCTACATCGACAAGAATCTCGTCGCACTCAGTCTGGAGGAGCGCATCCACCTGATCAGAATGAAAGTGGCGGGGGTGACGGCGGATTTCGAAGTCGCGCCGTTTTTGGACACCGGCCAGGTCTTCGACAGCTTCAAGGACGTCAGTTTCAAGGATTATCGGATGACACCGGGGATGGGGTTTCGCGGCATCGTCCGGCCGAACGTCGTCGGCCGCATCGACTACGGATACAGCAAGGAAGGAGGGGCCATCTTCGCCGGTCTGGATTTCCCCTATTGA
- a CDS encoding ABC transporter substrate-binding protein, whose product MPHFIERLRRIGFVMGLSVALTAMVVGVGLRPAAAGGATEAMKSTIDEVLKILGDKELKQPEKAAQRRKMLEKVVGDRFDYGEMSRRSLGATWTGLSAAEREEFVDLFQTLLVNTYAEKVETYSGEGVHYINERMEKDYAEVRTKVLTGKTEIPLDYRLLYRDSVWRVYDVVVDGISLVNNYRGQFSKILKNGTFGELIDQLRKKSEKIRTS is encoded by the coding sequence ATGCCACATTTCATAGAGCGGTTGAGGAGAATCGGTTTCGTGATGGGGCTGAGCGTCGCGCTGACGGCCATGGTCGTCGGAGTCGGTCTCCGTCCTGCTGCGGCCGGGGGCGCCACCGAAGCCATGAAATCGACGATCGACGAGGTGCTGAAGATCCTGGGGGACAAGGAACTCAAGCAGCCGGAGAAAGCCGCGCAGCGGCGGAAGATGCTGGAAAAGGTCGTCGGCGACCGGTTTGACTATGGCGAGATGTCCAGGCGGTCGCTGGGGGCCACGTGGACGGGTTTGTCCGCCGCCGAACGGGAGGAGTTCGTCGATCTCTTCCAGACCCTGTTGGTCAATACCTACGCCGAGAAAGTCGAAACGTATTCCGGTGAAGGCGTCCACTACATCAACGAACGCATGGAGAAGGACTATGCCGAGGTACGGACCAAGGTCCTGACCGGGAAGACGGAGATACCGCTGGACTATCGATTGCTGTACCGAGATTCCGTCTGGCGGGTCTACGACGTCGTGGTGGATGGAATCAGTCTCGTCAACAATTATCGCGGCCAGTTCAGCAAGATCCTCAAGAATGGAACCTTTGGCGAGCTCATCGACCAGCTTCGGAAGAAGTCGGAAAAAATCCGAACCTCATAG
- the mlaD gene encoding outer membrane lipid asymmetry maintenance protein MlaD — translation MEKAKLELVVGVFVLIGIVCLGYLSIKLGKLELVGGNVYEVVAQFNSASGLKPGSAVEIAGVEVGRVRSIVLQDDRASVTLAVHDDVKLYSDTIASIKTRGIIGEKFLALSPGGGGDALKAGDTIRDTESGLDLEELVSQYVHGKVN, via the coding sequence ATGGAGAAAGCCAAGCTCGAACTGGTCGTGGGAGTATTTGTACTGATAGGGATCGTCTGCCTCGGCTATCTGTCGATCAAACTAGGGAAGTTGGAATTGGTCGGCGGAAACGTCTATGAGGTCGTGGCGCAGTTCAATTCCGCATCGGGACTGAAGCCGGGATCGGCCGTCGAAATCGCCGGCGTCGAAGTCGGGAGAGTGCGCAGCATCGTCCTGCAAGACGATCGCGCGTCGGTCACCTTGGCGGTTCATGACGATGTTAAGCTGTACAGCGATACGATCGCGTCCATCAAGACCAGGGGCATCATCGGCGAGAAGTTTCTCGCGCTGTCACCCGGCGGCGGCGGTGATGCCTTGAAGGCGGGAGACACGATCCGCGATACGGAGTCCGGACTGGACTTGGAAGAACTGGTCAGCCAGTATGTGCACGGGAAGGTCAACTGA
- a CDS encoding ATP-binding cassette domain-containing protein, whose protein sequence is MIRLVGVEKTLGGQRVLQGLDFSVPEGQLTTVIGRSGEGKSVLLKHMIGLMQPDRGEVWVGDVEISRLKGKRLNDVRKRFSMLFQGAALFDSLSVFENVAFPLREKLQMKGPEVSRRVEEKLEQVGLKGMGHKYPAELSGGMRKRAGLARALVMEPEIILFDEPTTGLDPLMAKSIHDLIVSMQRRFRFTAVMVSHEIPEVFGISDWVAMLQRGKIAAMAPAAEFVRTDDQEIQEFITAGGTLALPKAVAG, encoded by the coding sequence ATGATCAGACTCGTCGGGGTGGAAAAGACGTTGGGCGGACAGCGGGTCCTGCAGGGCCTCGACTTCTCCGTGCCGGAGGGACAGCTCACGACGGTGATCGGGCGCAGCGGAGAAGGTAAAAGCGTGCTTCTCAAGCACATGATCGGATTGATGCAGCCGGATCGAGGCGAAGTCTGGGTGGGAGATGTGGAAATTTCCCGCTTGAAAGGCAAACGGTTGAACGACGTCCGGAAGCGATTTTCCATGCTCTTTCAGGGCGCGGCCTTGTTCGACTCCCTCTCCGTCTTCGAGAATGTCGCCTTTCCCCTCAGGGAGAAGCTCCAGATGAAGGGACCGGAGGTGTCCCGGCGGGTCGAGGAGAAATTGGAGCAGGTCGGGTTGAAAGGCATGGGGCACAAATATCCGGCCGAACTCAGCGGCGGCATGAGGAAACGGGCCGGGCTCGCGCGTGCCCTGGTCATGGAGCCGGAGATCATTCTGTTCGATGAACCGACGACCGGCCTCGATCCGTTGATGGCGAAATCCATTCATGACCTCATCGTCTCGATGCAACGCCGGTTCCGGTTCACGGCCGTCATGGTCAGCCATGAGATTCCGGAAGTCTTCGGCATTTCCGACTGGGTTGCAATGCTGCAGCGGGGGAAAATCGCCGCCATGGCTCCGGCTGCGGAGTTTGTACGGACCGACGATCAGGAGATTCAGGAGTTCATCACCGCCGGAGGCACCCTGGCCTTGCCGAAGGCGGTGGCCGGATAA
- a CDS encoding ABC transporter permease: MNRLVERMGARALAMVGEMGRMLLFVTSSFAWLARPPFRPIQVVKQLHFVGYKSMFVVVLTAGFTGMVLALQGYYTLRKFGSEGLLGSAVALSMIRELGPVLAALMVTARAGSAMTAEIGIMRITEQIDAMDTMAINPLQYLIAPKLLAGLIGVPLLVAIFDVVGIYGGYLVGVELLGGNGGAYWNSIESAVEWKDVYGGILKSISFGLIVSWICCYKGFFTRHSAEGLGSATTEAVVLSSVLILVWDYFLTSVLL, translated from the coding sequence GTGAACCGCTTGGTCGAACGGATGGGAGCCCGAGCACTGGCGATGGTCGGTGAAATGGGCCGCATGCTGCTCTTCGTGACTTCGTCCTTTGCGTGGCTCGCTAGGCCGCCGTTTCGGCCGATACAAGTCGTCAAGCAGCTGCACTTCGTCGGATACAAGTCCATGTTCGTCGTTGTGTTGACCGCGGGCTTCACGGGCATGGTGTTGGCCCTGCAGGGGTACTACACCTTGCGTAAGTTCGGCTCGGAAGGATTGCTCGGCTCCGCCGTCGCGCTCAGCATGATCCGTGAACTGGGACCGGTGCTGGCCGCCTTGATGGTTACGGCGCGGGCCGGTTCCGCGATGACCGCCGAGATCGGCATCATGAGGATCACCGAGCAGATTGACGCGATGGATACGATGGCCATCAATCCGCTCCAATACTTGATCGCTCCGAAGCTGCTGGCCGGTCTGATCGGCGTCCCGTTGCTCGTCGCGATTTTCGACGTGGTGGGGATTTACGGCGGATATCTGGTCGGTGTGGAGTTGCTGGGGGGTAACGGCGGCGCGTACTGGAACTCGATCGAGTCCGCCGTCGAATGGAAAGATGTGTACGGAGGCATCCTGAAGTCGATCAGCTTCGGGCTGATCGTGAGTTGGATTTGCTGTTACAAGGGATTTTTCACCAGGCACAGCGCCGAAGGGTTAGGCTCGGCGACGACGGAGGCGGTGGTCCTCTCTTCCGTGTTGATTCTGGTATGGGATTACTTCTTGACCTCGGTGTTGTTGTGA
- the shc gene encoding squalene--hopene cyclase codes for MNILRTLLDRLSDSLFISVPEKIGLARDLSSTPPLRLISDKSMPASATDTFGRRMAGQTGSQLDALDEAIKRSQSWFLSRQHPSEGYWVAELEADTTLTSEYLMLRRFLDRVDPERERKAVRYLRSAQLSDGGWPIYHGGPSEISASVKAYFALKMSGVSAEEPYMIRARNRILAMGGVVQANVFTKITLALFDQYDWQGVPSMPPEIMLLPKRFYFSIYAISYWSRAVLIPLLIVFAHQPVCRLPKEQGIDELFVTPRPAIRYRQFPPFNKDQGWFTPHNVFVVLDAVLKLYDRMPLAWVREKALHRAAGWMLEHMKGSGGLGAIYPAMANSIVALRCLGYQVDDPLIQKALREIEELEIHDSVTVSEQRVDAMHLQPCHSPIWDTSLLMNALIESGMAPDHLPLQRAARYLMSRQTKTVGDWKFSSPYAEPGGWYFQHENELYPDVDDSAVVLMALAKVRIPEAADLENSIKRGASWVLAMQGSDGGWGAYDKDNNRIVFNYIPFADHHALLDPSTSDLTGRCLEMLGALGYDQSHPAVAPALAFLKREQEQDGSWYGRWGVNYIYGTWSVLAGLRAIGEDLSQPYIRRAVAWLESKQNPDGGWGESCLSYAEEASAGRGDSTPSQTAWAVMGLMSVGMTDSFSVARGIQYLLRHQSKDGSWEEVCHTGTGFPRVFYLRYHWYCQYFPLWALAMYRNLRTRGKMRADEVRQHVLSHGSYRSHM; via the coding sequence ATGAACATTCTTCGCACGTTACTGGATCGCCTCTCTGATAGTCTGTTCATCTCCGTACCGGAGAAGATCGGGCTCGCGCGAGACCTCTCCTCGACGCCGCCATTGCGGCTCATTTCCGACAAGTCGATGCCCGCATCAGCTACGGACACGTTCGGCCGGCGCATGGCCGGTCAAACCGGAAGCCAGCTGGATGCGCTCGACGAGGCGATCAAGCGCAGTCAGAGTTGGTTCCTCTCGCGACAACACCCGTCGGAAGGGTATTGGGTCGCGGAGCTCGAAGCGGATACGACGCTGACGTCCGAATACCTGATGTTGCGGCGGTTTCTTGATCGCGTCGATCCGGAGCGCGAGCGCAAGGCCGTGCGCTATCTGCGTTCCGCGCAGTTGTCCGACGGCGGCTGGCCGATCTACCACGGCGGACCGTCGGAAATCAGCGCATCCGTCAAGGCATATTTTGCCCTCAAGATGTCCGGAGTCTCCGCCGAAGAGCCGTACATGATTCGGGCTCGGAACCGCATTCTGGCAATGGGCGGCGTGGTGCAGGCGAATGTGTTCACCAAAATCACGTTGGCCTTGTTCGATCAGTACGATTGGCAGGGAGTTCCGAGCATGCCGCCGGAGATTATGCTCCTGCCGAAACGGTTCTATTTCAGCATCTATGCCATTTCCTATTGGTCGCGCGCCGTGCTCATTCCCCTGTTGATCGTCTTTGCCCATCAGCCGGTTTGCCGCCTTCCCAAGGAACAGGGTATTGACGAACTGTTCGTCACGCCTCGTCCCGCCATCCGGTACCGGCAGTTTCCTCCCTTCAACAAGGATCAAGGATGGTTCACTCCGCATAACGTGTTCGTCGTCCTCGACGCCGTCTTGAAACTCTATGACCGGATGCCCCTCGCGTGGGTGCGAGAGAAAGCGTTGCACCGCGCGGCCGGTTGGATGTTGGAGCACATGAAGGGAAGCGGAGGATTGGGGGCGATCTACCCGGCGATGGCGAATTCGATCGTCGCGTTGCGATGCCTCGGATACCAGGTCGACGATCCGCTGATTCAGAAGGCGCTGCGCGAGATCGAGGAACTGGAAATTCACGATTCGGTGACGGTGAGTGAACAACGCGTCGACGCCATGCATCTGCAGCCTTGCCACTCACCCATCTGGGATACGTCGCTGTTGATGAATGCGCTGATTGAAAGCGGAATGGCGCCGGACCACCTTCCGTTGCAGCGCGCGGCGCGGTATCTCATGTCCCGGCAGACGAAGACGGTGGGCGATTGGAAGTTCTCCTCGCCCTACGCAGAGCCGGGCGGTTGGTATTTTCAGCACGAGAACGAGCTGTACCCGGACGTGGACGATTCTGCGGTTGTGCTCATGGCGCTGGCGAAAGTCCGCATTCCCGAAGCCGCCGACCTCGAGAATTCCATCAAGCGCGGGGCGTCGTGGGTTCTGGCCATGCAGGGATCGGATGGAGGTTGGGGTGCGTACGACAAGGACAACAACCGCATTGTCTTCAATTACATTCCGTTTGCCGATCACCATGCCTTATTGGATCCGAGCACGTCGGATTTGACCGGACGGTGCCTCGAAATGCTCGGAGCCCTGGGCTACGACCAATCCCATCCGGCCGTCGCACCGGCGCTGGCCTTCCTCAAGCGGGAGCAAGAACAAGACGGGAGTTGGTACGGCCGATGGGGTGTCAATTACATCTACGGAACCTGGTCGGTGCTGGCCGGCCTTCGAGCCATCGGAGAAGATCTTTCACAGCCATACATCCGTCGCGCGGTGGCGTGGCTGGAATCCAAGCAGAATCCGGACGGAGGGTGGGGAGAATCCTGCCTCTCGTATGCTGAGGAGGCGTCGGCCGGCAGAGGTGACAGCACTCCCTCGCAGACTGCCTGGGCCGTTATGGGCCTGATGTCCGTCGGTATGACCGATTCGTTCAGTGTCGCCAGAGGTATTCAATACCTGCTCCGGCACCAGTCGAAAGACGGTTCATGGGAGGAGGTGTGTCATACCGGCACGGGATTCCCTCGCGTGTTCTATCTTCGATATCACTGGTATTGCCAATATTTTCCCCTGTGGGCCTTGGCGATGTATCGCAATCTCCGGACACGGGGAAAAATGCGGGCCGATGAAGTCAGACAGCACGTGCTGTCTCACGGGTCCTATCGGTCCCATATGTGA
- the dxs gene encoding 1-deoxy-D-xylulose-5-phosphate synthase: MSILKTIHSPADLKRLPPSKFPALCRELREQIIGVVSSVGGHLASNLGVIELTVALHYLLDTPEDKIVWDTSNQAYAHKLLTGRREQFHTLRQYGGLSGFCKREESAYDTFNAGHAGTGVSAAYGMVEAREQLGHKHKVVCVVGDGAMTAGMTLEALHHAGGLNKDFVVILNDNQMSISKNVGAISSYLNRTFTGEFYTKMREETEQLLSKIPHIGQDMQKLARRAEELARGAILPGLLFEELGFRYAGPIDGHNFEHLLPTLENVLRMKGPVLLHVITKKGLGYEPAVQNPVWFHACPPFVRESGVPAKKAARPSYTQIAIDSLVKLARQDSRIVAITAAMCEGTGLNAFEKEFPERLYDVGIAEQHAVTFAAGLAAEGMRPVVAMYATFLQRAYDQVVHDVATQNLPVTFCIDRGGLVAEDGTTHHGAFDFAYLRHMPNMVVMAPKDENELQHMLKTCLQYDGPASVRYPRGVSLGVPMDPAPAALPIGKGELLRDGDDVAIVAVGVAVWQAAKAAERLAEEGISTAVVNARFVKPLDQELIVSVAKRVRYVVTVEEGCKMGGFGSAVLEALSDAGVTGVRTKILGLPDWYIEQGPQDLLRERYGLTAEGIYGSVKDLIGVGTGQAVKEGALSVSLTHLPHGDEQGS; this comes from the coding sequence ATGTCGATCTTGAAGACGATTCACAGTCCCGCCGATCTGAAACGGCTTCCACCTTCGAAGTTTCCGGCCCTGTGCCGGGAATTACGCGAGCAGATCATCGGTGTGGTGTCCAGCGTCGGGGGGCACCTTGCCTCCAATCTCGGAGTCATCGAACTCACCGTCGCCTTGCATTACCTGTTGGACACACCCGAAGATAAGATCGTCTGGGACACCAGCAACCAAGCCTACGCCCACAAGCTGCTGACGGGCCGTCGGGAGCAGTTCCATACGCTGCGGCAGTACGGAGGCCTCAGCGGATTTTGCAAGCGCGAGGAGAGCGCCTATGACACGTTCAACGCGGGACACGCCGGCACCGGCGTTTCCGCGGCATACGGGATGGTCGAAGCCAGGGAGCAACTGGGACACAAGCACAAGGTCGTCTGTGTCGTCGGTGACGGGGCCATGACGGCGGGTATGACCCTCGAAGCCCTTCATCATGCAGGAGGGCTGAATAAAGACTTCGTGGTGATCCTGAACGACAATCAAATGTCGATTTCGAAGAACGTCGGAGCCATCTCGTCCTACTTGAACCGGACCTTCACCGGCGAGTTCTATACCAAGATGCGCGAGGAAACCGAACAGCTGCTGAGCAAGATTCCCCACATCGGTCAGGATATGCAGAAGCTGGCGCGTCGCGCAGAAGAGCTGGCGCGGGGCGCGATTCTGCCCGGACTGTTGTTCGAGGAACTCGGGTTCCGTTATGCCGGTCCGATTGATGGACACAACTTCGAGCATCTGCTGCCGACGTTGGAGAACGTGTTGCGTATGAAAGGCCCGGTCCTGCTCCACGTCATCACCAAGAAGGGACTCGGTTATGAACCGGCCGTGCAAAATCCCGTCTGGTTCCATGCGTGCCCGCCGTTCGTCCGCGAAAGCGGAGTTCCGGCCAAAAAGGCGGCGCGCCCGTCTTACACCCAGATCGCCATCGATTCCCTCGTGAAGTTGGCCCGACAGGACAGCCGGATCGTCGCGATCACGGCGGCGATGTGCGAGGGCACGGGGCTCAACGCGTTTGAGAAGGAATTCCCCGAACGCCTATACGACGTGGGCATTGCCGAACAGCACGCGGTGACCTTTGCCGCGGGACTGGCTGCCGAAGGCATGCGTCCGGTAGTCGCGATGTATGCCACGTTTCTGCAGCGCGCCTACGATCAGGTCGTTCATGACGTCGCCACGCAAAACTTGCCTGTAACGTTCTGCATCGATCGTGGGGGTCTGGTCGCGGAGGATGGGACGACGCACCATGGGGCCTTCGACTTCGCGTATCTGCGGCACATGCCCAACATGGTCGTGATGGCTCCCAAGGACGAAAATGAATTGCAACACATGCTCAAGACCTGTCTTCAGTACGACGGTCCCGCCTCGGTGCGGTATCCTCGGGGCGTGAGTCTCGGCGTGCCGATGGACCCGGCTCCTGCCGCGTTGCCGATCGGGAAGGGCGAGCTGCTGCGAGACGGCGACGACGTTGCCATCGTGGCGGTCGGCGTTGCAGTTTGGCAGGCGGCCAAGGCGGCGGAGCGGCTGGCTGAAGAAGGGATTTCGACAGCAGTGGTCAATGCGCGGTTCGTCAAGCCGCTGGACCAAGAGCTGATCGTGAGCGTAGCCAAACGGGTCCGGTATGTCGTGACTGTCGAGGAAGGCTGCAAGATGGGCGGATTTGGATCGGCGGTACTTGAAGCGTTGTCGGATGCCGGCGTGACGGGCGTCAGGACCAAAATTCTCGGCCTGCCGGATTGGTACATCGAGCAGGGACCGCAGGATCTTCTGCGTGAGCGATACGGCCTGACGGCCGAGGGGATCTACGGCAGCGTCAAAGATCTGATCGGCGTCGGGACGGGACAGGCTGTGAAGGAAGGCGCACTATCCGTGTCGTTGACCCATTTGCCTCACGGCGACGAGCAGGGCAGCTAG